The Amphiura filiformis chromosome 6, Afil_fr2py, whole genome shotgun sequence genome segment tcgtctttcttgcgccatatgaGATAGTTCTCTGAACCACAAATAATTGTTTAGCATACAATACGTCTCATTTATCTGGCTATCATGACATTTCATATCCTTGGTTAAATCAGATGTTCAACAATGATAATGATAGCAACGTGAACCAAAAGATAAATTATGTCATGAATAAATGATGCCCGGGGAAATGATGTTTTAATATCACATGTGAGTCTATATTCCAATTTGATAATCAAGATAACATGACATTATGTCAGTTTAATTTGGGAAACAACCTGCTAGGCTCTGCTATTACATGCGAGTGCAGTATAAGGATTGTCTTTCTGTTCCTCAGTGGTTTATTCAGTAGAAGCAGCTAGGAATTATATTTCGCTATTGAAATTGTAGTTACAGAACACAAGCTTGTAATACCTACATGCGCGGCAAACCCCATTCATTCCCCCACATCACAACCCCACACACACTGTTGAAACCACTCAGCATGCATTTGAGCTCACAGTGCATAGAAGTTATAGAACACATTTTTTCTATAGGCCTTTAATTCAGTTACCCCTTCTAACAGGCACCGGGGGGCAATCTGTGACATGTTAATAAAATtcagctctttagctcaaatttgaaaaaagaaattgaatcTCCTAGCTCCACAGCTTATATTATAATTTGCCCCAAGTTCATATCCGGGAATCATATACCAAATGTGTAGAACTTTCAgttcaaaagatgttgttttgccccaaaatcagttcttaatAGTGGTTAGGCACTCTGCACTGGACACCTGCCAAAATTAATGCTGAagccctattcagtgatttgctcatccaggatcagaaaaatcattaaaattcagattttggcacctttgtttatATAGTGTCGATGTAacatatagcctgctagtggtttgtgtattaaagacaaaatgagacattttacatgaaattgtagTCTCTACTTAGAGAaagtagctacatgtatttgaatggggctttgctccagggcttcaactttgtcaacaaTATACAGCTCGGCTTTATCCCAGGGTAACAATAACAATGACTTAATAtccttaggcaatttataaaccattttaatttgtttaggcCTACACTTTTGCTTGGATCACTTTGGGCCTTTAATACCAGCCCCTGGGCCTTCGATCTAGCTTTATCTTAGTAATATATTTGCCAGTGCCACCCAGCCCCCCCAGCCCAGTGACCACTTGAAGCTTATTAAAAAAGTTCTTTAAATTGCAGACTAACCATAATGGGTTTTTAGACCCCATTTTGTTCGAGCCtggtctccacacggagcgaccgtttaaacaaacaaacaaacatcacaccgtttaaacaaacaaacaaacaaacattaaagtttccattgggcgccccattccttttttaaaggatttttttaattaattcggTGTTCAATTTATAGCAGAGCATGAACCCCTATTGCTAAAATGGATCAATCCAGCAGGGACAAATGATTTGCGTAAAAGATACCGGGAAAAGATACTGGGTGAGGTTTTTTTGGGGAAATAGCAATGGAAGATTTTGCCCATCTCCCGGAAATTGTAAGGCATTTTTTTAAAGGGAGATTTTGCAGAATGCCTTGGCTTGAGATTCCATAGCATCAAGCAATTATTGTACTTGGATATTATCAAAAACACCCCAGAAAAACAGTAGCTTgacaaaataaagttttttttGGCCCACCaggaataggcctaggcctaggcctacttgttaagggggatgtcattttcttcccTGGTTTTCTTCATCTCATTCAGAAGGGGCCAAGGCCAGGGGCGGTCATGAATCAAGTTCAAGTTTTTTATGATCCCTATCTCAggtcgaaaatttttatgaccgttcacaaacacttggaagggggggggggcctgatggaaaaaaaattcattgcaaaaaattttggggcccccctaatacagacctcaaaaatttcaggccccccccccctttttgacatgaaaaattatgggtcaaccccatagaaaggcatataaagttaatttttccaggaaaatttgtggtcattttttcagggtccaccccccttaggagggtcaaaatttttcagggcccccctttttgcatcaggctaccctaacaagtgtttgtgaacggtctctaaGGAAggggttttatttttttaacacaattatatataggcctatatatatttataaaaaaaagagggccctcaaaagggggggggggcacgggccCGGTGTGTCCATGCTGAGACTATAATTGAGGTTATAGTCTCAGGTCCCATCCCACCGGTCAGGTCCATGCCTGGATCTGCGACTGGCGCAGCAGGCCCCGCTTTGACAATCTGCAAATCTGAGACGAATGGACGAAGAATCGAGCACGAAGTTGCATTTCGCGGAAATTTACAAAGTGTAAATTCATTGTCATAACGCGGAATTTGACTGCCTGAAATCATTTGTCCCTGGTCATAGGTCGCATGCTTGTGTGTTGACGTGGAGCTTTGCATCATTTCAATACGGTGCATGCAGAGCACAACAGAGCCgcatgttttgttattttatagCTGCGCATTGTCTCGATCATCAGCAAGAAAAGGAAGTGGTGGTTAGTCCTCGCTGGAAATTAAATTTAGATCAATATTTGGGGAAAAGGCTGTGACTAAGCTGTCTATTATAAATTGGTGGCCTGGTGGGAAAAGCAGTTGGGAAGTTCCGATTACCGTTCAACTTGTGAACACTTTGAATTCGAAACGAGGAaggaaaaatagtaaaaatatcaGAACATTGGATTGAAGTTGAACAGCAGAAAAAGACTACAACATCCAGATTGTAAGGTAGGTACTGATgataaacatgtattattgtgtaAATGAATGATCATACATGTACCACTTGTATTGTACTTTTAATCAATATTATTGATGATAAATGCATGTAATGCCAGTATTTTCGTTTTAAGTTTGTGGCACTGTAAATAATAATTAGgccttttgtgtatttttttcccAGTCAGTGACGCCGAATTGGTCAAGATGGGAGATGACACAGTCACACTGACACTCGCAGTGTCATGACTGTaaataaaacatgaaaatgtcccatgtttacaatttatttttaattggacttttatattataaaaaaaaagacaccacacaaaattgcaaaaattggCTGTGCAAAATAAACTACGGTGACTACTAATAATTATAGTCTATCTACATCATTCATCAGtgttcatgtacatgtattatttatgttaatgtaccgtattcattccaataagcgcccatgccccaataagcgcccacccagggtattttcaatttgctaaagggtaccatcaatgttgaagtgacagatagacgttgatacagtgaaatagctggaggactacaagtcttGTTTAAACTTGAAATACggtacattttctacatcagaaaagctactagaacgtctcaggaccctttttaACATACCAGGTACATTAATTCGTCTAACACCCCTTACGAAACATATtgggtaaaccaggtaaaaaataagcgcccacccaaaatgaatgtattaagcaccctgggcgcttattggaatgaatacagtacctCCAGTCCACTGCaccagctttgaagttcagcgtgttcttaGCGCATATACAGGCAAGAAACAACACTATTAAAGCCAACGTAGCACATTCTGAACTTCACAAAGTATAGTGCCACGGAGGTatttattgaagaccgaattaaattAGCTTGCGTATGACAtcttgtcaaccagaccaaatatGCTGTACTGCGCAGCCGCAGGTCAGAAACCAATCAAGCTGCccctttttaatttggtcttcaattattgaTATTGCAGTAGAAATTTCAAGAATGAACACAGCTTCCCGGGGGGTTCACTGACATactacatttgtacattgtaaaGTGGTACCCATGATGCCTGTCACACAGCATCTCAAAATTCGATCCTAAATGGCGTATTCAGACTGTGAGAGGTTGTcttggtcccagccggtttgtgttacTCCTTCATTAAAAcgaaccgtctggcgacaacctgtGGAATGACGATTACTGATTGGTTTataatgaatttccaaatttaAAGTGTTTTCACTTGTAATGTGACACTAataaacatacatgtaggccccCACCATGCCACTATTTGTAGAAACTGCAAACGCAAAATAATACACTAGCCTCGGCCACtactgaggcgccaatcgtctgatatcgccttttaTGTCAGCGACTCGCAGCGCGGTTGCTTACTCACATACGTTGTGTGGATTTATAtaaccgcatagctgtccatcAACCACTGCATGCGTTGAAGCCCAGTGCTGATTGACAGCCAATTTTCATCTCAACATTTTATGATGACTGATGATTGGTCAATTAGAAAAGACATACAGTATGTACTATTCTAAAGGTTGTCACCAGACAATTTGTTTAGTGACAagggagcacaaatcggctgggaccgagactaattcAGGGTACCAAATTTGACCCCTTATTGGCGGAAGATATTAGAAATtttaaattaaacatgttaaaactgaCACCTAAATGGCGTAATATGTAATGACTAGTTTCTTCATGTATGATTAGGCCTACAAATAAAGAGGATACGCTGAGACTGTACAAAGTGTAcatgattttctttgttttggtcTATTACTTCTGTATGCCTGAGTAGGTCTGCCATCTCTAACCATCTAGCCCTCGAaataacccacggcacccaccagggttagcggtgacctgccgAGGCCAGGGGTCccaattggcaaataaaggggtccaggcatctaattctacacagacgcacaaaattaaggggtccaaatcacggggacctgtcaaatcaaggagtcctggaccctaAGACCCCTTAAAACACTACCCCTGGCACCCACAACATAATGCCGTGGGTGCACTgccataatgccctcaaaatatgtcttcGCTTaaagaaattgccttggtgcctttctcaaattttcaacagttgccatgatcagaggtagcgctaagttgctttttggggtcccggacccaccaaaatagagttcggaccccctgtttttaaattttctgcaagttcaggggtccctgcagacccccagtttttcaatccaGCGCTATTGCggcatactatttatgctgcatttgtgcaactcgaactcaccaaactctactccggaccctcTACTTTTTAGTTTTtggcaagttcgggggtccctgcggacactggagtgtttagttctagcgctacccctggccatgatgccctcttgaattgttacaaactgccatgctgccttgccttttcagtgaaaatccaaggcaattatcaacttgtgGGTGAATTTGTGGTCCAACCGTGATTGTACATTTAAACACACAGGgcgtcccagaaaaaattacttggtgaatgaatttggacatttaTATAGTCAATTGTTGGCTTATTATTTACATGTAGGTATCCACTTGTATCATTATTGACCccacatttttgtaaattttatatgtgttttgtgtccttatCTGTTAATCACCATAATTACCACTTCACCACATACATTGTACACCCAAACTGCAAAATCTGCAAATGCCTAGGCTGTATAAGGCTACCATTTGGCTAAGTGTGTCAAAGAGATATTGACCCATATAATTTTGTGGCTTGGCACCAGCTATTGTTGCCAGATGTTCAGACTTCAaaccaggcccatagccaggatttagttgggggggcagtggcgtagctaggattTTGGAAATGGGGAGGGGGGCACAAGCCGCACAACAGTTCTGTAAATGTATCAacagaaatattttttgctgACAGATGTTGTAACTTTTAGTGGTTGCCCCAATATTTTTGGATGGTTTGAAAaactgaagagcaaaaaaaaaaaaaaaaaaaggatcaggTGCTAGCAACTGAAAAAGAACTAATTTTATGTACAATTCAATTGGTTTCAcagtatttaaacatttttatacaattttccatTTATTCTGTCACCAACCATAAATCTATCCACCAATGTGCATTAGCAAAGTAAAATATTAGACCATTGATCAAccaaataaaattttttaaagaGGATATTTTGTATTGATACCGTATTGTTAGCAACAGATACAGTTGTAGCCCTTGTTTGTTACCTTGGAATAGCCACTCTTTCACAATATTCATCtacaaaaagtaaaaacaaaaggaaGTGAAGATAACGTGAGTGGTCTCATGATTTCCTCTACAATGCTGTTTACCTCAAGTACAATTTTAGCTTGATCTGTTTGCTGGTCGATTCAATTTTGTACACTAACCCATACAGGAGGCAGGACCAGACACCATACATGAAAGTCAAACAGCTGACACAATTCCTACTCTGAAGTTGGATAGAAATTATTGATTTTTGCAACCCTGTTATTTTTCTCCTTGCTGGATCTATTTACTGAATGTTAAATTATTGATGGTGCATTGTAAACCCTGTGAGTCACTGTGTAGTGTACACACCTTCTGAACAGAGTAACAGAACTGTAAATAATGATTTTTTCCTGCTTTTTTGCATGAATGAATAATCCTTTTTAAGTGTTAGAAGATGTAGACAGTATATACTAATACCGTACTTTTAATATTTATTTCTGGGCAGAGTACATTGGAAGGTaaactacatacatgtatacattattTATATACCGTACTTTAAATTTCTAGGGTCTGATCTGAATTTTTGTCTTGTCTTTTGCACAGTATCACACATGAGAATGCAAGATGGATTGGCAGATAAACGAAACCGACTTGAAGTATGTGGACAAATTAGGATCAGGAAGCTGTGGCGATGTACATCACGTCATCTGGACAAACAAAGATGGCACCCAACTTGACGCAGCTGCCAAGAAATTTAAGAAATCATCCAAGAAGAAAGACATCAAAGCACAAACAAAAGAGCTGAACTTGTTACGAAAGCTCAAGCATCCCAATATTGTAGAATTCTTCTGTGCAGTCCTAAGCCCTGTTACCATCATTGTAACTGAACTTGCCCAAAATGGTTCATTGTTTGAGTACCTGAAAGAGCATGCAAGTTTGCCGATCAGTCAGGTTTACGAGTGGGCTTTGCAAGCATCACATGCCATCAAATACATCCATGACAGAGATGTTCTTCACAGGGATATCAAATCCGGAAACTTTGTGATAGGTAAAGATAATGTGTTGAAACTGTGTGACTTTGGTATAGCCAAGAATGTGGTGAAGACAGTGTGTACAGACTTTGAACTTGGGACCATTCCGTGGATGGCGCCAGAGGCTTTTGTGGAGTTGAAGCTCACAAAAGCCTCAGATGTGTATTCCTTGAGCATCGTCATCTGGGAAATGCTCTCCTGTAAGATTCCCTATGCTAACCGGGGGTTTGCCAACATCATCTGGTCAGTTCAGATTCATAAGCTTCGTCCAGGTATTCCAGAGTCATGTCCTCTTGCTCTCAGGCACCTTCTGGAGCAGTGTTGGAATGAGGAAGCCAACAGACGACCAAAGGCTGCTGATGTGGTCTGTGCTCTCAAAAATATGCAACAAGGGTTCAAAAGTAAGTATGTGTCCCATGTATATAATTTGGAAAGAACAAAAGAggaaaagcaaaatgaataaattgcaggaaggaaagaaagaaaaatatagaatggAGAATGAAGGAAATGTAGAAAAAGCAAgtgaataaagaaagaaagaaagaaagaaaggtaaaaaaagaagaaattcagATAGTAAGCAAAAATGGAaacaaagtctagaaatgcgtctaAAGAGAAGAAGAAAATAAATTTCTGAATCTATACATTGTTAAGAGCTCTTAAAAGGCCTTGCTTGGACACAGCAgttattttaaagctaaaataaAACCTCGGCCATTTTCCTGTTTCATGATGTGGGTGTCAGTGCCACATGGTATGGATAATTAGAATTGCTTGGTTAATTATTGTAGAGCACTAGCAGGTAAAATGTTTTGCAGCTGCTCTTATTTGTTATGGATacttaattttgaaaattaaagcaTGCAGCCTACAGACAAAGAGCTGTCCTCGATTATTTGCAATTTGTCAAGCATCTGACGCAGGTTATTTATTGTGCATGCTAGGCAGCCTGGTGACGTGAGGTTTATATTTAATGATTAGAGGTACAATGTACAGTTTACAGTGTTTCTATTTTTGCTGCAAAATGATATAAGATGTCAAAATCAATACAGTTTGCATAAATTTGATAAAGATTCTGTTGGTTgtattgtcatttaaaaaaatactctTAAGTGACATATTTCCCACAATGATAAAAAATATGTGGGGGGAGAGAAAATAATCAATCTTGAACAGGTTGATTTCTCTAAATGTCCATCCCCAAATTCAGTAATATGTTGCCAGGAACTCAAGCTGGTGATGATGAACAAACAATGACAGTATATGTACAT includes the following:
- the LOC140155619 gene encoding uncharacterized protein, whose translation is MDWQINETDLKYVDKLGSGSCGDVHHVIWTNKDGTQLDAAAKKFKKSSKKKDIKAQTKELNLLRKLKHPNIVEFFCAVLSPVTIIVTELAQNGSLFEYLKEHASLPISQVYEWALQASHAIKYIHDRDVLHRDIKSGNFVIGKDNVLKLCDFGIAKNVVKTVCTDFELGTIPWMAPEAFVELKLTKASDVYSLSIVIWEMLSCKIPYANRGFANIIWSVQIHKLRPGIPESCPLALRHLLEQCWNEEANRRPKAADVVCALKNMQQGFKSSPDSQRLCPSNEPCNPVTGSLKDSAITKPDAPAQQAVEHKMTKPASLKVTKGTGSHKSDVVTVPIYSPPRFQSNYYYKHPPKDFIISFTDPSMSPIQKVAVSGRPTHIVVSPNQVSHERGQRWHTVMRYLQILSCMVVLGLVVCLLLHCSTNIPLPGDSGADWMT